TTGCGGGCCAGGACTGCGCGTTTCGATAGGCTCGAATATCCTGGAAAAACTGATGTTCCACATCCTCATTTTCCACGGTCATTTTATAGATGGGCTTGAGATTGATGTTTCTCAGAATGCTGCTTTGCACGTCCAAAACTTGGAAACTGATATCACCATCCACAGGAATGGCAATCGCCTCGCTGAACACTCGCAATTCGGGAAATCCTTCAATGGCGTGGATGCTGCCCTCATCGGTATCAATCACGTTCCATGTAGTGCCTTCCAGCATTTCGTAACCGATTTGATACTCAGGCAAGGTGAATTGTAGAACCAATTCATCGGGACTTTGGCTGATGACGCTTATCTGCGCTCCCAAAAATACCAGCGGGAGCAACAGCAAGCCCAAAACAATGCTGAACCTCATTTAGTCTCCAAAATCATAATTCATTGCGAGGCAATGCAATATCTCCGCGGAAATGTTTTCCCAAAAATTCAACCGCTTCGATATCATGATAAACTCTTTCGCGAGCCGTGGCCAGATTTTTTCCCAAGGCCACCAGCGACAATACTCTGCCACCAGAAGTTACCAATTTGCCCGCTTTTTCTGCCACACCGCCATAGCGGATAAGGCTTTTTATTTCTTTTGAAAAATTGATTTGATGTCCTGTGCTGAAACTTCCCGGATAACCTTGGGAGCTCAAAACCACGCAAACACTGCTTTCTTGGCTCCACTCCAGTTTCAGTTCATGAACCTTTTTGGACGTGATGGCTTCGCAAATCTCTGTGAAGGGTGTGTTTAGAAGCGGAAGCAGGGCTTGGGTTTCGGGGTCACCCAAGCGGCAATTGTATTCCAAAACTTTGGGGCCTTCTTTTGTAATCATCAATCCACAATAGAGAAATCCCTTAAAGGGTGTTCCCAGCTCACGCAAAGCATCTAAAGTTGGGGAGATAACGCGCTGTTCAATCTCATCGCGCCAAGCCTCGGCTTCTGGAACAGGACAAAACGCACCCATCCCACCGGTGTTTGGTCCCAAGTCTCCATCCATCAAACGCTTGTGGTCTCTTGCGAACAGCGTGGTTTTAAAGCTTTCACCGTCTGTAATGGCAAACAGCGAAGTTTCCCAGCCCTCCAGGAATTCTTCCAAAACCACTTTACCGGATATTGACTCCAAAAACTTCACAGCATCCGCTTCGTTTTCGACCACTGCCACACCTTTTCCCGCGGCAAGCCCATCCGCTTTAATCACGATGGGATATTTGGGTTGAGAAAGGATTTGTTTTCTTGCTTGCTCCGGGTTCTCAAAACATTCATAAGAAGCTGTTGGGATGTCGTTTTTTGCCATCAAATCCTTGGCAAAAGCTTTGCTGCTTTCAATCTTTGCTGCTTTTTTGCTGGGTCCCACACAGGCAATTCCTGCTTTTTCCAAAATGTCCGCCCAGCCTTCCGCCAGAGGTTGTTCCGGACCAAACACAACATATTTTGGATGATTTAATACACACCAATCCAAAACCGCTTCCACGTTTGGGAGGGAAAGACAATCAAATTCACGGGCAATTCCCGCGTTTCCGGGAGCCACAAAAACTTTGACTCCATCTTTGGCAATCGCTGCTGCCAAAGCATGTTCACGCCCGCCGCCACCAATGATTAACACTGTCAAGATTTGGTTCTCCTTAAATGTTTTATCAGGGTCAGGATCACAAATTCAGCCGCTTTAAACCTGATGGATTCACGATCTCCATTGAAAGCGTGGGTGATGCTCCAGGTCCCTTGTAAATCTGAAAAACCAAAACAAACGGTCCCAACCGGCTTTTCGCGAGTGCCGCCATCCGGACCGGCTACACCCGTCACTGATATTCCCACATGAGATTTTGTCAAGTTTTTTATTCCCAAAGCCATTTCCTGAGCGCATTGTTCACTCACCGCACCCTGCTCTAAAAGAGTTTTGGGGTTCACGTCCAACAAACTTTGTTTCAAGCTGTTGGAATAGCTGACCACACCTCCCAAAAAATATTCAGAGGCTCCGGGCACGTCTGTTATCATTTTTTGCGCCAAGCCACCTGTACAGGATTCCGCCACGGAAAGCTGCAAGCCTTGTTCTTGCAATATGTTCAGCAAAACCTGCGCGGGCGTGTCCTCATTTTTGCCCCAGACATAGTTTTCAATTAAAGCGTTGCAGCGATTGGCAGTTTCTTCCACGGCATTTTTAGCCAAGCCGTAAAAACGCAGATCAACCCTTCCCGTTTGAGGCAG
This genomic interval from Candidatus Cloacimonadota bacterium contains the following:
- the purD gene encoding phosphoribosylamine--glycine ligase → MTVLIIGGGGREHALAAAIAKDGVKVFVAPGNAGIAREFDCLSLPNVEAVLDWCVLNHPKYVVFGPEQPLAEGWADILEKAGIACVGPSKKAAKIESSKAFAKDLMAKNDIPTASYECFENPEQARKQILSQPKYPIVIKADGLAAGKGVAVVENEADAVKFLESISGKVVLEEFLEGWETSLFAITDGESFKTTLFARDHKRLMDGDLGPNTGGMGAFCPVPEAEAWRDEIEQRVISPTLDALRELGTPFKGFLYCGLMITKEGPKVLEYNCRLGDPETQALLPLLNTPFTEICEAITSKKVHELKLEWSQESSVCVVLSSQGYPGSFSTGHQINFSKEIKSLIRYGGVAEKAGKLVTSGGRVLSLVALGKNLATARERVYHDIEAVEFLGKHFRGDIALPRNEL